In Panthera tigris isolate Pti1 chromosome C1, P.tigris_Pti1_mat1.1, whole genome shotgun sequence, the following proteins share a genomic window:
- the ERMN gene encoding ermin isoform X1, producing MESAARTTYNKVVLFTGSGLERFYQGPVHSVSPKLSPHRLAQLHIMTDVPGTFGQAECNGDTPPENGQQPIPKTNEGASDVDGTPPYYRVERRLEDLPTEGNQEKNEKLQGNRLVSWSTDGELLKEKPEENLFIVHKAVADLSLQETSSDEMTFRGGYQWKKIPPSVGNQEISRQERIAEQSLEEKGEEDGKNKAHQATEIEWLGYRKPSQVDVLHSKHEEEQEVWDEEINNDDDDGCNDDEDEVRVIEFQKKNVEDSQLKEEGNANEDSPLSSPSSQPVTPDEQPNFEKKSDISRNAYSRYNTISYRKIRKGNTKQRIDEFESMMHL from the exons GGGTTGGAACGCTTCTATCAAGGACCTGTTCACTCAGTTTCCCCAAAGCTGTCTCCACATCGTCTAGCTCAACTGCACATCATGACAGACGTTCCCGGGACATTCGGTCAGGCTGAGTGCAACGGGGATACACCACCTGAAAATGGTCAACAACCAATCCCTAAAACAAATGAGGGAGCCAGTGATGTGGATGGCACCCCACCATACTACCGGGTCGAACGCCGTCTTGAAGACTTACCCACAGAAGGaaatcaggagaaaaatgaaaaattacaaggGAATAGGCTTGTCAGCTGGTCCACCGATGGGGAGCTTCTCAAAG aaaaacCAGAAGAGAATCTTTTTATTGTTCATAAGGCTGTGGCAGATCTTTCTCTCCAGGAAACGAGTAGCGATGAAATGACATTCAGAGGAG GGTATCAATGGAAGAAGATTCCTCCGAGCGTCGGTAACCAGGAAATAAGTAGACAGGAAAGGATTGCTGAACAATCtctagaagagaaaggagaggaggacgGGAAGAACAAAGCTCATCAAGCAACTGAAATTGAATGGTTGGGATATCGGAAACCTAGCCAAGTCGATGTGTTGCATTCTAAACATGAGGAGGAGCAAGAGGTTTGGGATGAAGAAATTAataacgatgatgatgatggttgCAATGATGACGAAGATGAAGTTCGAGTgatagaatttcagaaaaaaaatgttgaagattCCCaattaaaagaggaaggaaatgcaaatgaggaCTCCCCACTGAGCAGCCCTAGTTCCCAACCTGTGACACCTGATGAGCAGCCAAACTTTGAGAAGAAGAGTGATATCTCCAGAAATGCTTATTCAAGATACAATACAATATCCTATCGGAAAATCAGGAAGGGGAACACCAAACAAAGAATTGATGAATTCGAGTCAATGATGCATTTATAA
- the ERMN gene encoding ermin isoform X2, translating to MTDVPGTFGQAECNGDTPPENGQQPIPKTNEGASDVDGTPPYYRVERRLEDLPTEGNQEKNEKLQGNRLVSWSTDGELLKEKPEENLFIVHKAVADLSLQETSSDEMTFRGGYQWKKIPPSVGNQEISRQERIAEQSLEEKGEEDGKNKAHQATEIEWLGYRKPSQVDVLHSKHEEEQEVWDEEINNDDDDGCNDDEDEVRVIEFQKKNVEDSQLKEEGNANEDSPLSSPSSQPVTPDEQPNFEKKSDISRNAYSRYNTISYRKIRKGNTKQRIDEFESMMHL from the exons ATGACAGACGTTCCCGGGACATTCGGTCAGGCTGAGTGCAACGGGGATACACCACCTGAAAATGGTCAACAACCAATCCCTAAAACAAATGAGGGAGCCAGTGATGTGGATGGCACCCCACCATACTACCGGGTCGAACGCCGTCTTGAAGACTTACCCACAGAAGGaaatcaggagaaaaatgaaaaattacaaggGAATAGGCTTGTCAGCTGGTCCACCGATGGGGAGCTTCTCAAAG aaaaacCAGAAGAGAATCTTTTTATTGTTCATAAGGCTGTGGCAGATCTTTCTCTCCAGGAAACGAGTAGCGATGAAATGACATTCAGAGGAG GGTATCAATGGAAGAAGATTCCTCCGAGCGTCGGTAACCAGGAAATAAGTAGACAGGAAAGGATTGCTGAACAATCtctagaagagaaaggagaggaggacgGGAAGAACAAAGCTCATCAAGCAACTGAAATTGAATGGTTGGGATATCGGAAACCTAGCCAAGTCGATGTGTTGCATTCTAAACATGAGGAGGAGCAAGAGGTTTGGGATGAAGAAATTAataacgatgatgatgatggttgCAATGATGACGAAGATGAAGTTCGAGTgatagaatttcagaaaaaaaatgttgaagattCCCaattaaaagaggaaggaaatgcaaatgaggaCTCCCCACTGAGCAGCCCTAGTTCCCAACCTGTGACACCTGATGAGCAGCCAAACTTTGAGAAGAAGAGTGATATCTCCAGAAATGCTTATTCAAGATACAATACAATATCCTATCGGAAAATCAGGAAGGGGAACACCAAACAAAGAATTGATGAATTCGAGTCAATGATGCATTTATAA